Genomic window (Saccharothrix australiensis):
CCGCGCACGGCCGTCGTGGAGCCCAGTTCGAGGGCGGGCGGGCAGGCGTCGGGCAGGGCCCGGTCGAGGGTGTCGCGGGTGCCCGAGCCCCGTTCCCGGACCACGAGCGGGGTCCGGGCGAGTTCGTCGGCGGTGATCGGGCGGCGCGCCCAGCGGTGCCCCGGCGGCACGACCACGGCGAGCCGGTCCGCGGCGACCTCGCGCGCCGACAGCCGGGCCAGCGGGCCGGGCGCCTCCACGAAGCCGAGGTCCACCGCGCCCTCGCGGACCAGCCTGGCCACCGTCACCGAGTTCGTGACGCGCAGGCCCACGTGCAGGTCGGGCCGGGTGCGGCGGAGTTCGGCGAGCCAGCCGGGCGCGAGGTGCTCGGCGACGGTCATGCTCGCCGCGACCCGCAGCTCGGCCTCGCGGGACGCGCGCAGCGCCGCCGCGCCCGCGAGCAGCCCGGCCATCTCGTCCAGCACGCGCCGCGCCCGCTCGGTGACCACCACGCCCGCCGGCGTCAGCACCGAGCCGCGCCGGCCGCGGTCCACCAGCACGAGCCCGAGGCGGCGCTCCAGGGTGGCGAGCCGCTTGCTCGCCGACGGCTGCGCGACGCCCAGCTCCTGCGCGGCCCGGCCGAGGCTGCCCAGCTCGCCCACGAGCACCAGCAGCCGCAGGGACGCCAGGTCGGGCGGATCGGTCATAGTGCGAGGGTATGACTTCATCGCCGATGTCCGCCTACCGGCGCGCGAGCGGGCGGCACAGGCTGGGGTGGTGCTGATCGCCGCGCTCGTCCTCGGTGTCCTGGTGGGTGGCCGGTTGCCGGACCTGGCCCCGATCACGCGGCGGCTGCTGCGCGCCGGGGTGGTGCTGCTGGGGTTGCAGCTGTCGCTGCCGCAGCTGCTGGCGCTGGGGCCGGGCATCCTGCTGGCGGCGGTGGTCACGGTGGGCGTGACGTTCGCCGGCACCGTGTGGCTCGGCCGGTGCCTGGGTCTGCCGCGCGGGCTGTGCGTGCTGGTCGCCGGCGGGTTCTCGATCTGCGGCGCGTCGGCCATCGCCGCGGTCGCGTCGGAGCGGGACGAGGAGCACGTCGCCACCGGTGTCGCGCTGGTGACGCTGTTCGGCACCCTGACCATGATCGCCCTGCCGCTGCTGGGCGCGTCGCCGGAGTGGATCGGGCTGAGCGTGCACGAGGTGGCCCAGGTGGCCGCCGCCGCGCCCGCGGGCGGCCTGGCGACGGCGATGGCGGTGAAGCTGAGCCGGGTGGCGCTGCTCGCGCCGGTGGCGGCGCTGGCGAACCGGCGGCGCGGACCGGTCGTGCCGCTGTTCCTGCTGGGTTTCCTGGCGATGGTGGCGGTCCGGTCGGCGGACCTGCTGCCGCCGGCCGCGGTGGACGTGGCCCGGACGTCCACCACCGTGCTGTTCGCGGCGGCCATGTTCGGGCTGGGCACGGCGGTCCGGCCGAAGAGCCTGCTGGCGACCGGACCGCGCGCCCTGCTGCTGGGGCTGCTGGCGACGCTGCTGGTGTGCTCGGTGGGCTACCTCTCGCTGCGGGTGGTGTGAGCGCGCAGCAGGTCGGCGTTGAGCCGGGTGATGGTGCTCAGCGGGATGCCCTTGGGGCACACCGCGGTGCACTCCCCCGTGTTGGTGCAGCCGCCGAAGCCCAGCGCGTCGTGCTCGGCCACCATGTCGCGCGCCCGCGAGTACCGCTCGGGCTGCCCCTGCGGCAGGACGCCGAGGTGGGTGGCCTTGGCGGCGGTGAACAGCATCGCCGACCCGTTCGGGCAGGCCGCGACGCACGCTCCGCAGCCGATGCACGCCGCCGCCTCGAACGCCGTGTCGGCGTCCGGTTTCGGCACGGGCGTGGCGTGGGCCTCGGGCGCGCTGCCCGTCGGCACGCTGACGTACCCGCCGGCGGCCACGATGCGGTCGAACGCCGACCGGTCCACCACCAGGTCGCGCACCACCGGGAACGGCTCGGCGCGCCACGGCTCGACGGTGAGCACGTCGCCGTCGGAGAAGTGCCGCAGGTGCAGCTGGCACGCCGTGGTCGCCTTCTGCGGCCCGTGCGCGACACCGTTGATCATCACGCCGCACATGCCGCAGATGCCCTCGCGGCAGTCGTGGTCGAACGCGACCGGTTCCTCGCCGGCCAGCACGAGCCGCTCGTTGAGCACGTCGAGGGCTTCCAGGAACGACATGTCCGGCGACAGGCCGTCCACCGGGTACTCGACCAGCCGTCCGGTCGCCCCGTGCTGCCGCCAGATCCGCAGGGTGAGTTTCACGTGTAGCTCCGGGTGGTCGGCTTGACGTGTTCGAAAACGAGTTCTTCCTTGTGCAGCACGGGTTCCGCGCCGGTGAACTCCCACGCCGCGACGTAGGAGAAGCGGTCGTCGTCGCGCAGCGCCTCGCCGTCCGGCGTCTGGCTCTCGGACCGGAAGTGGCCGCCGCAGGACTCCTCGCGGTGCAGGGCGTCGACGCACATCAGCTCGGCCAGCTCGAAGAAGTCCGCGACCCGGCCCGCCTTCTCCAGCTCCTGGTTGAGCCGCGCGCCCGTGCCGGGCACCTTCACCCGCGCCCAGAACTCCTCGCGCAGCTCCGGGATGCGCTCCAGCGCCTTGCGCAGCCCGGCTTCGCCGCGCTCCATGCCGCACTGGTCCCACATCAGGCGCCCCAGCTCGCGGTGGAACGACTCGACCGTGCGGTCGCCGTCCACCGCGAGCAGGGTCTTCACCCGGCCGCGCACCTCGGACACGGTGTCCGCCACGGCCGGGTGGTCCTCGGCGAGCGGTGCGAAGGGCGCGTCGGCGAGGTAGTCGCCGATCACGCCGGGCAGCACGAAGTAGCCGTCGGCCAGGCCCTGCATGAGGGCGCTCGCGCCGAGCCGGTTCGCGCCGTGGTCGGAGAAGTTCGCCTCCCCGATGACGTACAGGCCGGGGATGTTGGACCGCAGGTCGTAGTCCACCCACAGGCCGCCCATCGTGTAGTGCACGGCCGGGTAGATGCGCATCGGCACCCGGTACGGGTCGTCGCCGGTGATGCGCTGGTACATCTCGAAGAGGTTGCCGTAGCGCTGCTCCACCGCGGGCGCGCCCAGGCGCGCGATGGCGTCGGCGAAGTCCAGGTAGACGCCGCGCTTCTCGTCGGAGATGTTCTTCGCGGCGCGGGACGCGATGTCGCGC
Coding sequences:
- a CDS encoding LysR family transcriptional regulator — encoded protein: MTDPPDLASLRLLVLVGELGSLGRAAQELGVAQPSASKRLATLERRLGLVLVDRGRRGSVLTPAGVVVTERARRVLDEMAGLLAGAAALRASREAELRVAASMTVAEHLAPGWLAELRRTRPDLHVGLRVTNSVTVARLVREGAVDLGFVEAPGPLARLSAREVAADRLAVVVPPGHRWARRPITADELARTPLVVRERGSGTRDTLDRALPDACPPALELGSTTAVRGAVVAGVAPAVLSVLAVALDLADGRLVEVPVEGLDLRRVLRAVWPGGRRLVGPAAELLAVATRRSSMGA
- a CDS encoding putative sulfate exporter family transporter, with translation MADVRLPARERAAQAGVVLIAALVLGVLVGGRLPDLAPITRRLLRAGVVLLGLQLSLPQLLALGPGILLAAVVTVGVTFAGTVWLGRCLGLPRGLCVLVAGGFSICGASAIAAVASERDEEHVATGVALVTLFGTLTMIALPLLGASPEWIGLSVHEVAQVAAAAPAGGLATAMAVKLSRVALLAPVAALANRRRGPVVPLFLLGFLAMVAVRSADLLPPAAVDVARTSTTVLFAAAMFGLGTAVRPKSLLATGPRALLLGLLATLLVCSVGYLSLRVV
- a CDS encoding succinate dehydrogenase/fumarate reductase iron-sulfur subunit, which produces MKLTLRIWRQHGATGRLVEYPVDGLSPDMSFLEALDVLNERLVLAGEEPVAFDHDCREGICGMCGVMINGVAHGPQKATTACQLHLRHFSDGDVLTVEPWRAEPFPVVRDLVVDRSAFDRIVAAGGYVSVPTGSAPEAHATPVPKPDADTAFEAAACIGCGACVAACPNGSAMLFTAAKATHLGVLPQGQPERYSRARDMVAEHDALGFGGCTNTGECTAVCPKGIPLSTITRLNADLLRAHTTRSER